The Bacteroidota bacterium DNA window TTTCGAAGCCAATTCGAAATCTTTTAAACTAACTCCACCGGCATCGTGCGTACTGAGAGCAATCTTAACTTTGTTATATACGTTTTCCCAATTCGGATGATGATTCATTTTTTCTGCTTCTGCAGCAATAGCAGTCATAAATGAAAATGCCTGTAAGAAATCTTTGAATTGAAATTCTTTTTTAATAAAATCTCCTTCATGCGACCAGCCTGAATCGATCAGGTCGAGGTTTTCCTGGATTTCGGGTTTTGTGAGTTTTTCCATGTTCAATAATTATTTAGATTAAGTAGAATTTATTTATGTGACGTGAACCTGACAACTTTCATTTTATGTTGGATTATATTTATTCATTGTAATATTTTAAAACCATACGAAAATGAAAACAACTGTCTTACTCAAAAGAACCCGTTTTATTGTTTCCCTCCTGTTATTTATATTCATTAACACAAGTTATGCAAAAAATAAGGTTACGATTACAGTAGTTGAAAAAGAAACCGGAACACGGATTCCATTTGCTGTTGTTTCAATTGTTGGTAAGGCAAATAACAAGCCAGTAGGAATGACTGATCTTAGTGGGGTTTTGACAACTGTTGATATCGAACATGGTCAAAAAATAGCTGTAAGTTCACTGGGTTACTCGCCTTGTGAATTATCTATCACGGAGAAAAATAATAATTATACAATTGAATTGAAAAAGGTGTAGAACTTAAAGAAGTGGTAATTTTAGGTAAAAGTGTACCGCTTATATCATGTGGTATATCCTGCGGGTACATTGTGCTTGAATGTCCGGCTGATTTAATACATGTTTCAGATCAGAAAGTTTTTCCCGAGGTTTTAAAAAATAATTCAAACAAAGTATCTATCTATCCTAATCCTGCAAGAAGTGTTACTAGAGTTAGCACAGGATTAGAAAATTATTTACTTGAAATTTTTGATTGTACAGGTAAACTGGTTCTCAGTTTTGAAAACATGAATGATGATCAGTCAATTGACATAGAAAAACTTAAGGCAGGAGTTTACTTCTGCAGGATATCCAAAGACAACTTCATTCAGACAAGCAGACTTGTTGTCAATTGACTTTCTCAACAACTACTGCGGTGCCATATGCCAAAACTTCCGTGAGTCCGCTCATGACTTCATTAGCATCGTATCGCATGTTGATGATTGCATTTGCTCCCATTTCTTGTCCGTGCTTGATCATTAGTTGCAACGCTTCTTCGCGGGTCTTTTCGCAGAGTTCTGTATAAATGGTGCTTCTGCCACCGAAGATGGTCATAAAGCCGCCTGCCAGATTGCCAAGCACGCTTCTGGAGCGCACGGTGATCCCTCTGACTAATCCTAATTGCTTAACTACTTTGTAGCCTTCTAAGGAAGTACTTGTAGTGATCATTGTAAGTTGATTCATATTATTTATTGATTAATTCGATTGCTTTTTGCAAAACTTCATCTTTACCGGCCTTTATTCCGGCAATAGTTGGTTTAACCTCAATGTCAGGTATCATTCCGATCCGTTGAGTTTCTCTTCCATCAGGATAATATACTCCCATTCCTGTCATAAACGTTTTATAGTTACCCGGAAGAATGATCGATGAAACATTGCCATCTGCGCCTGCAGTTTGACTGCCGACCGAAAGTACATCAGGGGCAGTTTGTAAAGCCATTATTGTAAATTCAGCATGACTTTGACTGGTTTCATCAAAGAGCAGGACTACTTTTCCCTTATAGTAATTCTCATTTGAACTACCACAATAATAGATAGGACCTCTCATCATCACGCCAGGGTAAGAAAGATCAGGATCCATAAATTTCGCAAATGTTTTTTTTTTTTGTTCAGGAAATTTGCTATTTTATACATTGTTCCTTTCGGATAATTCCTGACATCAAAAATTATGGCTTTAGTTGATGAAAGATCTTTCATCATTCTTTTTACTTCTTTAGTTTCCAGCTGACCCAAATTCACATAACCAATGTTTCCATCCAGTATCTTAAATGCTTTTTCCTCAGGAATTGTCTTTTCGTATGTTTTGAAGTCTGTGAAAAGATACCTCTTCAATATTTTACTGGAAATTATTCCATTTCTTTCAAACTTAACTTCAACTGAATCTGTATTTCCGTTGAAGATGGCATAATAGAAATTTCTGAGTCTGGTTGGTTCATTAGAAGCTCCTATGAATCTGGATTTTTTTCTGATAATACTTTCTATCGTTTCTCCACCAACTTCCAGAAACACATCGCCTATGAGTATATCATTGATCTTACATAATGAATCGTTATAAAAATCTTTTACGACAGCCTTATTATCAATTATCTTAAATTTAAAAGGAACCCACTTAAATCCGAAATATTGATTTGTATATCTGGTGGTGAAACCTGCATGACTATCATTTATTTTTGCTGTCAATTCACGCATTGCCATATGATATGAGATCGTATCAGGAGCCGATCTGAATTCAGGAATCATTTCTGAAAGTACGTTATTCCAGTTTTGACCAATAAGATATTTGTATGGAAAGAAATACTCAATAATATTCCAATATCTTGCTAAAGATAAAAGTCGCATACCGGAAGCAGGATATACCGAATCGCTGTACACTTTCTCCCCACTATATTTTGTATTCTTTGAAAAAAAGTGATACTGCACATAAGCATTTCCTGATGGATTTCGATTTGAAAGGATCTTGTTAAACATTACTTTCAATTCCTTTGAGAAAGTAACTGAATCATTTATCCATTCCAGATCAAGATTATATTTCAAACTGTCGGAAACTTTTTCAAAACAGTTTTTACATTCATCAATTTTTCCCAGACTTTCTATCCACTTCAGGTAAAAAATATTTGCGTCAGCATTATTCTCAATTTTTGAAACGCTATCGATATTGTTTAAAAATTCACCATCCCAATTCATATCTCCGCTTCCGGCAGATGGATGATAATATTTCAAAAACCCCCAGACTTTAATAAAAGTTTTAATTCTTTTTCCTTCACTGTCATCAAGAGCGCAATAACATTTGTTATTGAAATTCAGTAGTAACAGAAGAGTAAATAAAACAAATCTCATAATTCAATGTTAAAGCGAATATAATAATTTTTCAATTCTTTACGTCTATTCCTTTATTAAAACTGACATATTTGAATTTTCCGGGTGATTCCTCTTCATCATCCGGTTTTCCGACTCTGATAAACAATGATTCTTTAGGTGTGATGTAAGCATAAACAAAAGACACCCAGAAAATAAACGGAATCAGACAAAATAAGATCGGATAAAACCAGAATCCGTAAAAAGAATTCACCACTGCCCCTTCAGGATCTGAAGGCTGATAGATCATTTCCACCGTATCGTTGTAGGTAACATTAAGGTCTTTTAGTCCATCAACTTTGTATTCAATTCCATTTGCTTCAAATTTTATAAGAGGATAGATCTTCAGATTTCTGCTGGTGTTTTTTGTAAAACCTACTACTGTTCCTGTTGCTGTTTCACTGCCAGAATAAAAAAGAAATCTGTTCAGGAATAAATAAAAAACTATTACTGCAATTCCAATTAAGAAAACCTTGTGGTTGTTGAGTTTTACTTTCATAGTATAAAAAACAAATTAGGCAAAAAATTTATGGGACAATTGTTTGAGGTTTCTCTTCCTTCTTTTCTTTCTTACGCCATAATCTGAACAGATCGCCCAGGTTGTTGGATTCTTTTCTGTAAAAGACTCCTAATCCTTCAGTATATGGTGACTGAGAATAACTGATAATGTTATCGGCATTTGAACGACGGAAGCCACGTACTCTGAAACGGCCGTCTTCGCTGACTTTATATTCAGCATTAAAATCACCAACTACATTGCTGTTGGAATAGCTCTGTGTAGTTGTGTAATATCCCACGTTACCTTCTACAGTAAGTCTGTCATTGAAAATTGATTTACTCACCATTAAAACAATTTCATCGCTGGAATAAGTATCCTTCGCTCTGTAGTTGAATCCCAGATTGACATCTTTACTCAATTGCCCCAGCCAATTACTTACCTGATTACTTAAAAGTTCACTGGCACTCGCTCCTGCTCCTGCTCCTGCATCTAACCTTCCGACTTGTCCGGGTCCGGTTTGTGGTATAAACTGGTTGAAGACAAGCAGACCAAACATTTGCTTGCTGATCTCCTGTTCCGAATTTAATATTGTTCTAACAATACCTTCAGCAGTCGGATCCAATCCACGGACTTTAATATCATAGTTGATCGTTGGATTCATTAATTTGTTGGTCAACAATAACCTTAACTCCACAGGTAATCGTCTTTTATAACTACTGTCGGCAAGAAGGTTGTATAGTGACGACGTATTCACAATATATACCGCTGATAGATCTACATTGGCTTCATACGGATCTCCGGCCCATGTTATACGACTACCATCATCAATCGTAAATTTTTTATTGATCAGATTCTGAAGTGTGAAAAGATAATCTCCTTTTTCAATAGTGTACGTTCCGTACATATTGAAATTACCTGCTGTATTGATATCAAGCCGTAAACTTCCTGTTCCACTTCCTGAGATAACGTCGCCGATCTTTTCATCGAAGATGATATTTATCAAGGCATTTCTGTTCATGTCAAGATTCATGTTGAGTTTTACACCCGACAAGTCGACCTTGTTTGCGGATATTGCTCTTGCTGTGGAATCCTTCGACTTATCAATAAAGGTAATGTAATCACTACGGCTAAGATCACTGGCTGTATTCAAGGGGATATTTACAACTGTTCCCCGCGCCGGACTTAAAGAAATATCCATGTTCATGTTCT harbors:
- a CDS encoding T9SS type A sorting domain-containing protein — protein: MVILGKSVPLISCGISCGYIVLECPADLIHVSDQKVFPEVLKNNSNKVSIYPNPARSVTRVSTGLENYLLEIFDCTGKLVLSFENMNDDQSIDIEKLKAGVYFCRISKDNFIQTSRLVVN
- a CDS encoding 4a-hydroxytetrahydrobiopterin dehydratase, which encodes MEKLTKPEIQENLDLIDSGWSHEGDFIKKEFQFKDFLQAFSFMTAIAAEAEKMNHHPNWENVYNKVKIALSTHDAGGVSLKDFELASKIDSILKTRQ
- a CDS encoding YbjQ family protein, whose translation is MNQLTMITTSTSLEGYKVVKQLGLVRGITVRSRSVLGNLAGGFMTIFGGRSTIYTELCEKTREEALQLMIKHGQEMGANAIINMRYDANEVMSGLTEVLAYGTAVVVEKVN